The Burkholderia ubonensis genome has a window encoding:
- a CDS encoding ATP-dependent DNA helicase produces MTYVVAVRAMCEFTARRGDLDLRFTPAPTALEGIAGHGAVTSRRGARYETEIPLTGTWGTLTVRGRADGYDPAANRLEEIKTYRGNLDAMPANHRALHWAQAKVYAHLLCDARELPEITVALVYFDIVSERETMLSETLAADALAAFFAEQCACFVGWAERETAHRAARDAALRALQFPHGQFRSGQRELAVAVYRAARDERCLIAQAPTGIGKTLGTVFPLLKACGEDQLDRVFFLTAKTPGRALALDAASTLGAGTPALPLRVLELVARDKACEHPDNACHGESCPLARGFYDRLAAARDAAIGNGLLDRETVRAAALANDVCPYYLAQELARWSDMVVGDYNYYYDGSAMLHALAQQNQWRIGVLVDEAHNLLDRARKMYSGSLDPFAFAAARDAAPAALRKAFERLGRAWGALNRAQQTRYAAHPDIPGPLVSAVQNLVAAIGEHLADAPRANDDALLRFHFDAIQFGALADAFDDASIFDVTLHGEPTPRQPGLDGVAPAGRRRRAQSTLCVRNVVPAGFLAPRFSAARATVLFSGTLRPFHFYRDTLGLPADTGWLDVDGPFRAEQLTVRVASHVSTRWRDRDRSLVPIADLIAAQYAARPGNYLSFLSSFDYLQRVVALMQERHPDVPVWAQAPGMAEAERDAFLARFDAGGRGVGFAVLGGAFSEGVDLAGERLIGAFIATLGLPQVNDVNEQMRRAMDARFGNGYDYIYLYPGLQKVVQAAGRVIRTEQDEGVVHLIDDRYRRREVRDLLPRWWRIG; encoded by the coding sequence ATGACCTACGTCGTCGCGGTGCGGGCGATGTGCGAGTTCACCGCGCGGCGCGGCGATCTCGATCTGCGCTTCACGCCCGCGCCGACCGCGCTCGAAGGCATCGCGGGGCACGGCGCGGTGACGTCGCGCCGCGGCGCCCGCTACGAGACCGAGATTCCGCTGACGGGCACGTGGGGGACGCTGACCGTGCGCGGCCGCGCTGACGGCTACGATCCGGCGGCGAACCGCCTCGAGGAAATCAAGACTTACCGCGGCAACCTCGATGCGATGCCCGCCAATCATCGCGCGCTGCACTGGGCGCAGGCGAAGGTGTACGCGCACCTGCTGTGCGACGCGCGCGAACTGCCGGAAATCACGGTCGCGCTCGTGTATTTCGACATCGTGTCCGAGCGCGAGACCATGCTGAGCGAGACGCTGGCGGCCGACGCGCTCGCGGCGTTCTTCGCCGAGCAGTGCGCGTGCTTCGTCGGCTGGGCCGAACGCGAAACCGCGCACCGTGCCGCGCGCGACGCGGCGCTGCGCGCGCTGCAGTTTCCGCACGGGCAGTTCCGCAGCGGGCAGCGCGAGCTGGCGGTCGCCGTCTATCGCGCGGCGCGCGACGAACGCTGCCTGATCGCGCAGGCGCCGACCGGCATCGGCAAGACGCTCGGCACGGTGTTTCCGCTGCTGAAGGCGTGCGGCGAGGATCAGCTCGACCGCGTGTTCTTCCTGACCGCGAAGACGCCGGGCCGCGCGCTCGCGCTCGACGCGGCCTCGACGCTCGGCGCCGGCACGCCGGCGCTGCCGTTGCGCGTGCTGGAGCTCGTCGCGCGCGACAAGGCGTGCGAGCACCCGGACAACGCGTGCCACGGCGAATCGTGCCCGCTCGCGCGCGGCTTCTACGACCGGCTCGCCGCCGCGCGCGACGCGGCGATCGGCAACGGGCTGCTCGACCGCGAAACGGTGCGCGCGGCCGCGCTCGCCAACGACGTCTGCCCGTACTACCTCGCGCAGGAACTGGCACGCTGGTCGGACATGGTGGTCGGCGACTACAACTACTACTACGACGGCAGCGCGATGCTGCACGCGCTTGCGCAGCAGAACCAGTGGCGGATCGGCGTGCTCGTCGACGAAGCGCACAACCTGCTCGACCGCGCGCGCAAGATGTACAGCGGATCGCTCGACCCGTTCGCGTTCGCAGCCGCGCGCGACGCGGCGCCGGCCGCGCTGCGCAAGGCGTTCGAGCGGCTCGGCCGAGCCTGGGGCGCGCTGAATCGCGCGCAGCAGACGCGCTATGCGGCGCATCCCGACATCCCCGGTCCGCTCGTGTCGGCCGTGCAGAACCTCGTCGCGGCGATCGGCGAGCATCTGGCCGACGCGCCGCGCGCGAACGACGACGCGTTGCTGCGGTTTCATTTCGATGCGATCCAGTTCGGCGCGCTGGCGGATGCGTTCGACGATGCGTCGATCTTCGACGTCACGCTGCACGGCGAGCCGACGCCGCGGCAGCCGGGGCTCGACGGCGTGGCGCCGGCCGGCCGGCGGCGCCGTGCGCAATCGACGTTGTGCGTGCGCAACGTGGTCCCGGCCGGCTTTCTCGCGCCGCGCTTCTCGGCGGCCCGCGCGACCGTGCTGTTTTCCGGGACGCTGCGCCCGTTCCATTTTTATCGAGACACGCTCGGGCTGCCCGCCGACACCGGCTGGCTCGACGTCGACGGCCCGTTCCGCGCCGAGCAGCTGACCGTGCGCGTCGCGAGCCACGTGTCGACGCGCTGGCGCGACCGCGACCGGTCGCTCGTGCCGATCGCCGACCTGATCGCCGCGCAATACGCGGCGCGCCCCGGCAACTACCTGAGCTTCCTGAGCAGTTTCGATTACCTGCAGCGCGTCGTCGCGCTGATGCAGGAGCGTCATCCGGACGTGCCCGTCTGGGCGCAGGCGCCCGGCATGGCCGAAGCCGAACGCGACGCGTTCCTCGCTCGCTTCGACGCGGGCGGGCGCGGCGTCGGCTTCGCAGTGCTGGGCGGGGCGTTCTCGGAAGGGGTGGATCTGGCGGGCGAACGGCTGATCGGCGCGTTCATCGCGACGCTCGGCCTGCCGCAAGTCAATGACGTCAACGAGCAGATGCGCCGCGCGATGGACGCGCGCTTCGGCAACGGCTACGACTACATCTACCTGTATCCGGGGCTGCAGAAGGTCGTGCAGGCGGCCGGGCGGGTGATCCGCACCGAGCAGGACGAGGGCGTCGTGCACCTGATCGACGACCGCTATCGGCGGCGCGAGGTGCGGGACCTGCTGCCGCGCTGGTGGCGGATCGGCTGA
- a CDS encoding UDP-N-acetylglucosamine 1-carboxyvinyltransferase, with protein sequence MSNLIVHGGTPLRGDIQPSANKNAVLPILCATLLTDQPLRLVGVPDITDVRKILDIFRTLGSDVSVDFDTGILELHHRNTTFDPAVHRLPEAMRSSIMLIPPLLARFGVARLENDVKGCTLGVREIDPHVEVFERFGAQIERTPDSLIVRSDGPLKANDHWLDYASVTTTENFALCATAAAGTSTLMNAASEPHVQEFSQFLAMLGVGIEGIGTSRLCVTGGARLGGGEFRFAEDFHEIATFLALGAITGGDIAVRNSVPEHFPLIDRTFAKFGVQVTHQDGWSRAERDGPLRVRRPFTQNILTKIEAAPWPYLPVDLLPIFIALGVRAEGSAMFWNKVYDGALGWSGELSKFGAHVLLSDPHRLITFGGLKLTPARVESPYIIRVAIALLMVAASIEGRSEIMNALPIRRAHPHFVENLRSVGANVEWTSSE encoded by the coding sequence ATGTCGAATCTCATCGTTCACGGCGGCACACCGCTGCGCGGCGACATCCAGCCGTCCGCGAACAAGAACGCCGTCCTGCCGATCCTGTGCGCCACCCTGCTCACCGACCAGCCGCTGCGGCTCGTCGGCGTGCCCGACATCACCGACGTGCGCAAGATCCTCGACATCTTCCGCACGCTCGGCAGCGACGTGTCGGTCGATTTCGACACCGGCATCCTCGAGCTCCATCACCGCAACACGACGTTCGATCCGGCCGTCCACCGGCTGCCCGAGGCGATGCGCTCGTCGATCATGCTGATCCCGCCGCTGCTCGCGCGCTTCGGCGTCGCGCGCCTCGAGAACGACGTGAAGGGCTGCACGCTCGGCGTGCGCGAGATCGATCCGCACGTCGAGGTGTTCGAACGCTTCGGCGCGCAGATCGAACGCACGCCCGACTCGCTGATCGTGCGCTCGGACGGCCCGCTGAAGGCCAACGACCACTGGCTCGACTACGCGTCGGTGACGACCACCGAGAACTTCGCGCTGTGCGCGACCGCCGCGGCCGGCACGTCGACGCTGATGAATGCCGCGTCCGAACCGCATGTGCAGGAGTTTTCGCAGTTCCTCGCGATGCTCGGCGTCGGAATCGAAGGCATCGGCACGTCGCGGCTCTGCGTGACCGGCGGCGCCAGGCTCGGCGGCGGTGAATTCCGCTTCGCCGAGGATTTCCACGAAATCGCGACGTTCCTCGCGCTCGGCGCGATCACGGGCGGCGACATCGCCGTGCGCAACTCGGTGCCCGAGCATTTCCCGCTGATCGACCGCACGTTCGCGAAGTTCGGCGTGCAAGTCACGCATCAGGACGGCTGGTCGCGCGCGGAGCGCGACGGCCCGCTGCGCGTGCGCCGGCCGTTCACGCAGAACATCCTGACCAAGATCGAAGCCGCGCCGTGGCCGTACCTGCCGGTCGACCTGCTGCCGATCTTCATCGCGCTCGGCGTGCGCGCCGAGGGCAGCGCGATGTTCTGGAACAAGGTGTACGACGGCGCGCTCGGCTGGTCGGGCGAACTGTCGAAGTTCGGCGCGCACGTGCTGCTGTCCGATCCGCACCGGCTGATCACGTTCGGCGGGCTGAAGCTCACGCCGGCACGCGTCGAGAGCCCGTACATCATCCGCGTCGCGATCGCGCTGCTGATGGTCGCCGCGAGCATCGAGGGCCGCTCGGAAATCATGAACGCGCTGCCGATCCGCCGCGCGCATCCGCATTTCGTCGAGAACCTGCGTTCGGTCGGCGCGAACGTCGAGTGGACGAGCAGCGAGTGA
- the shiA gene encoding shikimate transporter, which produces MTPAFDTVDTASTVRARSQARKAALGSFVGAVVDWYDFLLYGIVAALVFNSEFFPKVSPTMGTLAAFATFGVGFLFRPLGGVVFGHYGDRLGRKRMLVLTVMMMGLSTVAIGLLPTFATIGWWAPVLLVLMRAVQGFAVGGEWGGAALMAVESAPQKKKAFYSSGVQVGYGVGLVLATGVVSILSHTLGEAAFKSWGWRLPFVFSIVLVLIGLWVRKSMDESQEFVEKVEHANRKVRLPVLEALTRHPKAFLLIVALRLAELFTMYIVTAFALSYSTTNLGMSRDLFLNIGLLVGAVSCVTIPCFAWLADRFGLRRIYLVGALIGLASAVPFFVALEARSIAWIVIFSILLANAAHDMVVSVQQPLFTELFGAEYRYSGAGVGYQFASVVGGGFTPFIAVGLVSLAGGSWHLVAGYLAAGCLISLIVAARMRAAG; this is translated from the coding sequence ATGACCCCAGCCTTTGACACCGTCGACACCGCAAGCACCGTCAGGGCGCGCAGCCAGGCCCGCAAGGCGGCGCTCGGCAGCTTCGTCGGCGCCGTCGTCGACTGGTACGACTTCCTGCTGTACGGGATCGTCGCCGCGCTCGTGTTCAATTCCGAGTTCTTCCCGAAGGTCAGCCCCACGATGGGCACCCTCGCGGCGTTCGCGACGTTCGGCGTCGGCTTCCTGTTCCGGCCGCTCGGCGGCGTCGTGTTCGGCCACTACGGCGACCGGCTCGGCCGCAAGCGGATGCTCGTGCTGACGGTGATGATGATGGGCCTGTCGACCGTCGCGATCGGCCTGTTGCCGACCTTCGCGACGATCGGCTGGTGGGCGCCCGTGCTGCTGGTGCTGATGCGCGCGGTCCAGGGCTTCGCCGTCGGCGGCGAATGGGGCGGCGCGGCGCTGATGGCCGTCGAGAGCGCGCCGCAGAAAAAGAAGGCGTTCTACAGCAGCGGCGTGCAGGTCGGCTACGGCGTCGGCCTCGTGCTGGCGACGGGCGTCGTGTCGATCCTGAGCCACACGCTCGGCGAGGCGGCGTTCAAGTCGTGGGGCTGGCGCCTGCCGTTCGTGTTCAGCATCGTGCTGGTGCTGATCGGCCTGTGGGTGCGCAAGAGCATGGACGAGTCGCAGGAGTTCGTCGAGAAGGTCGAGCACGCGAACCGCAAGGTCCGCCTGCCGGTGCTCGAAGCGCTGACGCGCCATCCGAAGGCGTTCCTGCTGATCGTCGCGCTGCGTCTCGCCGAACTGTTCACGATGTATATCGTCACCGCGTTCGCGCTCAGCTATTCGACGACCAATCTCGGCATGTCGCGCGACCTGTTCCTGAACATCGGCCTGCTGGTCGGCGCGGTGAGCTGCGTGACGATCCCGTGCTTCGCGTGGCTCGCCGACCGCTTCGGCCTGCGCCGCATCTACCTGGTCGGCGCGCTGATCGGCCTCGCGTCCGCGGTGCCGTTCTTCGTCGCGCTCGAAGCGCGTTCGATCGCGTGGATCGTGATTTTCTCGATCCTGCTCGCGAACGCCGCGCACGACATGGTCGTGAGCGTCCAGCAACCGCTCTTCACCGAGTTGTTCGGCGCCGAATACCGCTATAGCGGCGCGGGCGTCGGCTATCAGTTCGCAAGCGTGGTCGGCGGCGGCTTCACGCCGTTCATCGCAGTCGGGCTCGTGAGCCTCGCGGGCGGCTCGTGGCACCTCGTCGCCGGCTACCTCGCGGCGGGCTGCCTGATCTCGCTGATCGTCGCCGCGCGAATGCGGGCGGCGGGCTGA